One Streptococcus sp. DTU_2020_1001019_1_SI_AUS_MUR_006 DNA window includes the following coding sequences:
- a CDS encoding G5 domain-containing protein, with amino-acid sequence MKDIFNKRQRFSIRKFSFGVASVLIGVSLFAPTQGVLASTENNKTGIEVNSENDNSLPTVEIKEEVQNISEHRDNASSEIDAKELSTVATSTTILDTSGDKETVNSTATTLVAGEDRSSAPEVRAASNPSELKKYELTDEYANQIKAGIIGSEGDQLDSLLVNGPKLNPEGYTDDDYLKDKEEVYIYEKNGKKYVGYNSHPLLDDTDGDGIIDSNEKPDEKLKWNVSERDMIMFMELAYRDDKYIDRVLDHKTPLTEAELYKKNGESKPRYEYMMMNRELGPYWERKKSYHTSSGLDAVLFETKSDFLYLPNGTAQVLAFRGTSDSKDIGADITLGTGSNPKQAIEAEEIMRELAKDKSITNLYLTGHSLGGYLVQRAMVEAYQLAYSDSRVMSPKEQLDYRNFYNNILKKGTTFNAPKVRTGLFSSSEFWQKGLDSKKIAKSGKLTHYIVDNDSTIGKSVSNDSDVVINVGRTSRGHSSRSYFEADMINRRPEFISGKRISLDGIGYQDKKITTDRSVEKVGETVVYSKRGDDIIKSTTVSIKDPDTGQITKNALDQVFKENGAKDKVETTEIPSPKKYVKDDTREKGQANVEVPGKTGKQTVTTTYSVNPNTGDLIEHVGQPVVKQPAIETVVKVAAKDEVEYIKRGADVVKKTTSYTVNSKTGSLTSTEKQEVVNRGGAKDIVEYNSVEPKTVYLKDENSPKGTDTVQFSGKSGQTKVTTTYSVDPVNGTLTPSKGKPEVVTIPIARVVKVGAKDKVETTEIPSPKKYVKDDTRDKGQDNVEEAGQAGSSTVTTTYEVNPSDGTITERVGKPVVVNPTETIVKVPAKDKVVETSIEPEVEYVRAGEREVGTPDDRVEGAKGKIVTTTTYDVDSHDGHITEHVGTPVVTPAGKIIVKVGAKTKVEQSKDSEGRDVIDTTTYEVDPKTGKVTPTTVRTYGKTKEPTVDKRVVPSPVVYEKDDTKEKGTAPTTVKGEDGEDTITTIYTVDPNTGKIIVSEGKPVRTKEPTNTVVKVAAKDRVVETPIEPEVEYVRDGERDVDTSNERIEGAKGKIVTTTTYDVDSNDGHITEHVDTPVVTPAGKTIVKVGAKTKVEQSKDSEGHDVIDTTTYEVDPKTGKVTPTTVRTYGKTKAPTVEKRVVPSPVVYEKDDTKEKGTVPTTVKGEDGEDTITTIYTVDPNTGKITASEGQPVRTKEPTNTVVKVAAKDKVVEASIEPEVEYVRDGEREVDTPNERVEGAKGKTVTTTTYDVDSNDGHITEHVGTPVVSPAGKTIVKVGAKTKVEQSKDSEGRDVIDITTYEVDPKTGKVTPTTVRTYGTTKEPTVEKRVVPSLVVYEKDDTKEKGTAPTTVKGEDGEDTITTTYTVDPNTGKITASEGQPVRTKEATNTIVKVPAKDKVETTKLPSPKKYVKDDTRDKDQPNVEEAGQTGSSTITTTYSVDPTTGAITETVGKPVVVNPTETIVKVAAKDKVVEASIEPEVEYVRDGEREVDTPNERVEGAKGKTVTTTTYDVDSNDGHITEHVGTPVVSPAGKTIVKVGAKTKVEQSKDSEGRDVIDITTYEVDPKTGKVTPTTVRTYGKTKEPKVELEQDPKTGDVTVTPKKPDGSTYPPGTKVEISGKDGNPIVVTIDEDGKGKVPNSDLPNVEKTGTGKITEPGKSSVEVPKVTTFENDALSGSIALPELMIEVRWNDEDGNVLKSSVKTGDAGAAGHGVIPRYEFLRTEVDDKEPIITHIFRKVSSNTIQVLPVTPDTNGDSSQSTDPLATPIQDAVSPNANHRSTTATIDKESKSNGSQNVLPRLGTESSMTLASLGLLGMLSGLGLAFGKKKED; translated from the coding sequence ATGAAAGATATCTTTAATAAACGCCAGCGTTTTTCGATTCGAAAGTTTTCTTTTGGAGTGGCGTCGGTACTAATAGGGGTTTCCTTATTTGCTCCAACTCAAGGAGTTTTGGCTTCTACGGAAAATAATAAAACAGGGATAGAAGTTAATTCTGAAAATGATAATTCACTGCCGACTGTGGAGATTAAAGAAGAAGTTCAAAATATTTCAGAACATCGAGACAATGCTTCTTCTGAGATAGATGCTAAAGAGCTCTCAACAGTAGCTACGAGTACGACAATTCTGGATACTTCTGGTGATAAGGAAACTGTCAATTCGACGGCAACTACTTTGGTGGCAGGTGAAGACAGATCAAGCGCTCCAGAGGTTAGAGCAGCATCAAATCCTTCTGAGCTTAAAAAGTATGAATTAACTGATGAGTATGCGAATCAAATAAAAGCAGGAATAATCGGTTCAGAAGGTGATCAACTGGATAGTTTGTTAGTTAATGGTCCCAAGTTAAATCCAGAAGGTTATACAGATGATGATTACTTGAAGGATAAAGAAGAAGTTTATATATATGAAAAAAATGGGAAAAAGTATGTAGGCTATAACAGTCATCCACTTTTAGATGATACTGATGGTGATGGTATTATTGATAGTAACGAAAAGCCAGATGAAAAATTAAAATGGAATGTAAGTGAACGTGATATGATTATGTTCATGGAATTGGCTTACCGTGACGATAAGTATATTGACAGAGTACTGGATCATAAGACACCCTTAACAGAAGCAGAGTTATACAAAAAGAATGGGGAAAGTAAACCACGCTATGAATACATGATGATGAATAGGGAATTGGGACCTTATTGGGAAAGAAAGAAAAGTTATCATACATCCAGTGGACTTGATGCTGTCTTATTTGAGACCAAGAGCGATTTCTTATATTTACCAAATGGAACTGCCCAAGTACTAGCATTTCGTGGGACTAGTGATTCTAAAGATATAGGTGCTGATATCACACTTGGAACAGGGAGTAATCCTAAACAGGCGATAGAAGCAGAAGAAATTATGCGTGAATTAGCTAAGGATAAGAGTATCACCAACCTTTATCTAACAGGACATTCTTTGGGAGGATATTTAGTACAACGTGCGATGGTTGAAGCCTATCAGTTGGCATATTCTGATAGCAGAGTTATGTCTCCTAAGGAACAATTAGATTATAGAAATTTCTATAACAATATTTTAAAAAAAGGAACAACATTTAATGCTCCAAAAGTGAGGACAGGTTTGTTCTCGTCATCTGAATTTTGGCAAAAAGGTTTAGATAGTAAAAAAATAGCTAAGTCAGGTAAACTGACTCATTATATTGTTGATAATGATTCTACTATAGGGAAAAGTGTCAGCAATGATAGTGATGTTGTTATAAATGTTGGACGAACAAGCAGAGGTCATAGTTCACGTTCTTATTTTGAAGCCGATATGATTAATAGACGACCAGAGTTTATTTCTGGGAAACGAATTTCCTTAGATGGAATAGGTTATCAAGATAAAAAAATTACAACCGATAGGTCTGTAGAAAAAGTTGGAGAAACTGTTGTATATAGCAAACGTGGAGACGACATCATTAAGTCAACAACTGTTAGTATCAAGGATCCTGATACAGGACAGATTACTAAAAATGCACTTGATCAAGTGTTCAAGGAAAATGGTGCGAAGGACAAAGTAGAAACAACAGAAATCCCATCACCTAAGAAATACGTGAAAGATGATACACGCGAAAAAGGACAAGCTAATGTTGAAGTACCTGGAAAAACTGGGAAACAGACGGTAACAACAACTTATAGTGTAAATCCTAACACTGGAGATCTTATTGAACATGTAGGACAACCAGTAGTTAAGCAACCGGCAATAGAAACAGTTGTCAAAGTCGCAGCCAAGGATGAAGTAGAATACATTAAAAGAGGAGCCGACGTTGTTAAGAAGACAACAAGCTACACAGTAAACTCAAAAACTGGCAGTCTTACTTCGACTGAGAAGCAAGAAGTAGTCAATAGAGGGGGCGCGAAGGATATAGTTGAGTATAATTCAGTTGAACCCAAAACAGTTTATTTAAAAGATGAGAACAGTCCAAAAGGTACTGATACTGTTCAATTTTCAGGGAAATCAGGACAAACTAAAGTCACCACAACATATAGCGTAGATCCAGTAAATGGAACCCTAACTCCATCAAAAGGCAAACCAGAAGTCGTAACTATACCAATAGCTAGAGTTGTCAAAGTGGGAGCGAAGGATAAAGTAGAAACAACAGAAATCCCATCACCTAAGAAATATGTAAAAGATGATACGCGCGATAAAGGCCAAGACAATGTAGAAGAAGCAGGACAAGCAGGTTCAAGCACAGTAACAACTACTTACGAAGTAAATCCATCAGATGGAACAATTACAGAAAGAGTAGGAAAACCAGTAGTAGTAAATCCAACAGAAACAATTGTCAAGGTTCCAGCGAAGGACAAAGTAGTAGAAACCTCGATTGAACCAGAGGTTGAGTATGTCAGAGCTGGTGAACGAGAAGTTGGCACACCTGATGACCGCGTTGAAGGAGCTAAAGGTAAAATAGTTACTACAACCACTTACGATGTAGATTCACACGACGGTCATATCACAGAACACGTTGGTACCCCAGTCGTCACCCCAGCAGGTAAGATAATCGTTAAAGTAGGAGCTAAAACTAAGGTTGAACAATCTAAAGATTCTGAAGGTCGTGATGTGATTGATACCACTACCTATGAAGTTGATCCAAAAACAGGTAAGGTAACTCCAACAACCGTTCGAACTTATGGGAAAACGAAAGAACCAACAGTAGATAAGAGAGTAGTACCATCACCTGTTGTCTATGAAAAAGATGATACGAAAGAAAAAGGTACAGCCCCAACTACTGTTAAAGGTGAAGATGGTGAAGACACTATCACAACCATTTACACTGTGGATCCTAATACTGGAAAGATTATAGTAAGTGAAGGTAAACCAGTTCGTACGAAAGAACCAACGAATACAGTCGTCAAAGTCGCAGCGAAGGATAGAGTAGTAGAAACCCCGATTGAACCTGAAGTTGAGTATGTTAGAGATGGTGAACGAGATGTTGACACATCTAATGAACGTATTGAAGGAGCTAAAGGTAAAATAGTTACTACAACCACTTACGATGTAGATTCAAACGACGGTCATATCACAGAACACGTTGATACCCCAGTCGTCACCCCAGCAGGTAAGACAATCGTTAAAGTTGGTGCGAAAACTAAGGTTGAACAATCTAAAGATTCTGAAGGTCATGATGTGATTGATACCACTACCTATGAAGTTGATCCAAAAACAGGTAAGGTAACTCCAACAACCGTTCGAACTTATGGGAAAACGAAAGCACCAACGGTTGAGAAGAGAGTAGTACCGTCTCCAGTAGTTTATGAAAAAGATGATACGAAAGAAAAAGGTACAGTCCCAACTACTGTTAAAGGTGAAGATGGCGAAGACACTATCACAACCATTTACACTGTGGATCCTAATACTGGAAAGATTACAGCAAGTGAAGGTCAACCAGTTCGTACGAAAGAACCAACGAATACAGTCGTTAAAGTCGCAGCGAAGGACAAAGTAGTAGAAGCATCAATTGAACCTGAAGTTGAGTATGTTAGAGATGGTGAACGAGAAGTTGACACACCTAACGAACGCGTTGAAGGAGCTAAAGGTAAAACAGTTACAACAACCACTTACGATGTAGATTCAAATGACGGTCATATCACAGAACACGTTGGCACCCCAGTAGTCAGCCCAGCAGGTAAGACAATCGTTAAAGTTGGTGCGAAAACTAAGGTTGAACAATCTAAAGATTCTGAAGGTCGCGATGTGATTGATATCACTACCTATGAAGTTGATCCAAAAACAGGTAAGGTAACTCCAACAACCGTTCGAACTTATGGAACAACAAAAGAACCAACAGTTGAGAAGAGAGTAGTACCATCACTTGTTGTCTATGAAAAAGATGATACGAAAGAAAAAGGTACAGCCCCAACTACTGTTAAAGGTGAAGATGGTGAAGACACTATCACAACAACTTACACTGTGGATCCTAATACTGGAAAAATTACAGCAAGTGAAGGTCAACCAGTTCGTACGAAAGAAGCAACGAATACTATTGTCAAAGTTCCAGCGAAGGATAAAGTGGAGACAACCAAACTCCCATCACCTAAGAAATATGTGAAAGATGATACACGCGACAAAGATCAACCAAATGTGGAGGAAGCAGGTCAAACAGGTTCAAGCACTATCACAACAACATATAGTGTTGATCCTACTACAGGTGCTATTACAGAAACAGTAGGAAAACCAGTAGTAGTGAATCCAACAGAAACAATTGTCAAAGTCGCAGCGAAGGACAAAGTAGTAGAAGCATCAATTGAACCTGAAGTTGAGTATGTTAGAGATGGTGAACGAGAAGTTGACACACCTAACGAACGCGTTGAAGGAGCTAAAGGTAAAACAGTTACAACAACCACTTACGATGTAGATTCAAATGACGGTCATATCACAGAACACGTTGGCACCCCAGTAGTCAGCCCAGCAGGTAAGACAATCGTTAAAGTTGGTGCGAAAACTAAGGTTGAACAATCTAAAGATTCTGAAGGTCGCGATGTGATTGATATCACTACCTATGAAGTTGATCCAAAAACAGGTAAGGTAACTCCAACAACCGTTCGAACTTATGGGAAAACGAAAGAACCAAAAGTAGAGTTAGAACAGGATCCTAAGACAGGTGATGTTACAGTGACACCGAAGAAGCCAGATGGGTCAACATATCCACCAGGAACTAAGGTAGAAATCTCAGGTAAAGATGGTAATCCAATCGTCGTTACAATCGATGAAGATGGTAAAGGTAAAGTACCAAACAGTGATCTACCAAACGTAGAAAAAACAGGTACAGGTAAGATTACTGAACCAGGTAAATCATCTGTGGAAGTTCCTAAGGTAACAACTTTTGAAAACGATGCATTATCGGGTTCAATTGCATTGCCAGAGCTAATGATTGAGGTTAGATGGAATGATGAGGATGGGAATGTCTTGAAATCATCAGTTAAGACAGGAGATGCAGGAGCAGCTGGTCATGGAGTAATTCCGAGATATGAATTTTTAAGAACTGAAGTCGATGATAAAGAACCTATAATCACACATATTTTCAGAAAAGTAAGTTCAAATACAATTCAAGTTCTTCCAGTAACACCTGATACTAATGGTGATTCTAGTCAATCCACAGATCCACTAGCTACTCCAATTCAAGATGCTGTTAGTCCGAATGCAAATCACAGATCTACTACAGCTACTATTGATAAGGAATCTAAGTCAAATGGTTCTCAAAATGTATTGCCAAGACTTGGAACAGAGTCAAGTATGACTCTTGCATCTTTAGGGCTTCTTGGTATGCTAAGTGGTCTCGGACTTGCGTTTGGAAAGAAAAAAGAAGACTAA